The following are encoded in a window of Methylicorpusculum oleiharenae genomic DNA:
- a CDS encoding LysR family transcriptional regulator: protein MTYAVQKIESLLGVKAFEIQGRKAILTPTGQMLYRRALALVDEASDLEQAAHTLSTGWEAEIRIAAEILFPSRLLLVCLDRFGHESPRTRVELIESVLGGTADALLKGEVDLVISPQQPPGFLGELLMRVRLVAVVHADHLLHCYGRALSNRNLCAYRHLVIRDSGTKRDRRAVSVEVDQRWTVSQDATSIQAVSMGFGFAWLPEEHIREELKTGLLKPLPLREGGTLEVPLYMILPLQTLLVLE from the coding sequence TTGACTTATGCGGTACAAAAAATCGAATCGCTGTTGGGCGTGAAAGCGTTCGAGATTCAGGGGCGCAAAGCCATTCTTACGCCGACCGGCCAAATGCTTTACCGACGCGCATTGGCATTAGTCGATGAGGCAAGCGATCTGGAGCAAGCGGCGCATACGCTATCGACAGGTTGGGAGGCGGAGATTCGCATTGCGGCAGAAATCCTTTTTCCTTCACGGTTACTGCTGGTCTGCCTGGATCGCTTCGGCCATGAAAGTCCGCGAACACGGGTTGAGTTGATTGAATCGGTGTTGGGCGGGACAGCCGACGCGCTGCTCAAAGGGGAAGTCGACTTGGTTATTTCCCCTCAACAGCCGCCAGGTTTTCTAGGCGAACTCTTAATGCGAGTTCGATTGGTCGCGGTCGTGCATGCCGATCATCTTTTGCATTGTTATGGCCGCGCGTTAAGCAATCGGAACCTGTGTGCCTATCGGCATCTGGTGATACGGGATTCGGGCACTAAGCGCGACCGGCGCGCAGTGTCTGTCGAAGTCGACCAGCGCTGGACGGTAAGCCAAGATGCCACTTCGATCCAAGCCGTCTCCATGGGTTTCGGTTTTGCTTGGCTTCCAGAAGAGCATATCCGTGAGGAGTTAAAGACAGGATTGCTCAAGCCTCTACCTTTGCGTGAAGGCGGAACACTTGAAGTTCCGTTATACATGATTTTGCCACTCCAGACTTTGTTGGTATTGGAGTGA
- the mobH gene encoding MobH family relaxase, with translation MIKKIAAIFTKKKLPRSKLNLEKSDVVNTKSISLDIFEEYSQRLPGFPTGIPVIPTDLLVEKNKDMIKQIILARGLAGAHNKDEVEKKIMSPVRHLAEMTHLLPASEKNHFKLLGGLFSFCLEVSLFSIRYAERRILTRATPEIRKDEESLWTHAAFLTGLFSEAITAISKISVYAEDKGIEWRPGAESLYEWLQRNELKRYHIRWSDKEDRSTVYIMAGKSIQKEQTDIFATGEKAIYKTLYAAMQDQKDHSNPLANIVDTVKYKIMERDEWSYADRYGKPLAGMHLEPWLIDAMRHLVQKKRWVPNDENGRIWHGQDGVFLAWPLAANDMQVQLKSAECPFIPSTQEILADILLDAGIIEKSRLGGYLFDIEVPAAESKEKKHLEALKLARYEILFVKTQHKPIDGNLRIKVDDNENSADRIELQDQSNIDSEAHEHTSKNQFDKTHSEKIEHTHERKTDPNQEGIDENDELQNTDINADGGVQTVLPTHDELIDTSILFQKSEITQTKNKTKRNSNNKRNNEFSSDNKSHTDTLAINNYDDDYAADYLPAKENEYGELAFERDEKAKLPEKNQVTIQDANKEIHTDNNGTEDPLGFLIGSSKNEPKKIKSNLKEQEAGKSNVPELDSLLGKKTKEKENAKSDDGSGRAGLILNRLKKLPIEYLESQPGGLTKIRSIGLKDTKMDLKDCISVLKASGLLEMIDGYETGLDSSGKPQSRYFLVRADLLNGK, from the coding sequence ATGATCAAAAAAATTGCTGCGATTTTTACGAAAAAAAAGCTTCCACGTAGCAAGTTAAATCTTGAGAAATCGGATGTTGTAAATACCAAGTCAATTAGCCTGGATATCTTTGAGGAATATTCTCAGAGATTACCGGGATTTCCAACTGGTATACCGGTAATTCCAACTGATTTGCTGGTCGAAAAAAATAAGGACATGATCAAGCAAATCATTTTGGCAAGAGGATTGGCTGGAGCACATAACAAGGATGAAGTAGAAAAAAAGATCATGTCCCCAGTAAGGCATCTTGCTGAAATGACGCACTTGCTGCCTGCTTCCGAGAAAAATCATTTCAAGTTGTTGGGAGGATTATTTTCTTTCTGCCTGGAAGTCTCTCTGTTTTCAATCAGGTACGCAGAACGAAGAATATTGACACGAGCAACGCCTGAAATAAGAAAAGACGAAGAATCTCTTTGGACTCACGCTGCATTCCTGACAGGCTTATTTAGCGAGGCAATAACAGCCATATCCAAAATATCGGTGTATGCCGAGGATAAGGGTATTGAATGGCGACCAGGTGCTGAATCACTTTATGAATGGCTTCAAAGAAATGAATTGAAACGCTATCACATCCGATGGAGCGATAAGGAAGATCGGTCAACGGTTTATATCATGGCAGGAAAATCCATTCAGAAGGAACAAACGGATATTTTTGCTACCGGTGAAAAGGCGATTTACAAAACGCTTTATGCAGCAATGCAAGACCAAAAAGACCATAGCAATCCCCTGGCTAACATCGTTGACACGGTGAAGTACAAAATCATGGAACGAGATGAATGGAGCTATGCGGATCGTTATGGCAAACCATTGGCGGGCATGCATCTGGAACCCTGGTTGATCGATGCCATGCGGCATTTGGTTCAGAAAAAACGTTGGGTGCCCAATGATGAGAATGGCCGTATTTGGCACGGTCAGGACGGGGTGTTTCTGGCGTGGCCATTGGCAGCAAACGATATGCAAGTTCAATTAAAGTCCGCGGAATGCCCATTTATTCCGAGTACGCAAGAGATATTGGCCGATATCCTCCTGGATGCCGGAATCATTGAGAAAAGTAGACTTGGCGGATACCTGTTTGATATTGAAGTTCCTGCAGCTGAGAGCAAAGAGAAGAAGCATCTAGAAGCGCTTAAATTAGCCCGGTATGAAATTCTGTTTGTAAAAACTCAACATAAACCGATCGATGGAAACCTTCGGATCAAAGTTGATGACAACGAAAATTCGGCAGACCGAATCGAATTACAAGACCAATCAAATATTGATAGTGAAGCTCATGAACATACATCGAAGAATCAATTCGACAAAACTCATTCGGAAAAAATCGAGCATACGCATGAGAGAAAAACAGATCCCAACCAAGAAGGGATCGATGAAAATGACGAGCTCCAAAATACCGATATCAATGCAGATGGTGGTGTGCAGACTGTCTTGCCAACTCATGACGAGTTAATCGATACGAGCATTTTGTTTCAAAAATCTGAAATAACTCAAACAAAAAACAAAACCAAGAGGAATTCAAATAATAAAAGAAATAATGAATTTAGTTCTGATAATAAAAGCCATACCGATACCTTGGCAATAAACAATTATGACGATGATTATGCGGCCGACTATCTACCCGCAAAAGAAAACGAATATGGTGAACTTGCTTTTGAGCGTGACGAGAAGGCGAAACTACCGGAAAAGAATCAAGTAACGATTCAGGATGCCAATAAGGAAATCCATACGGACAACAATGGTACTGAAGATCCCTTAGGTTTTTTAATTGGATCATCAAAAAATGAGCCTAAAAAAATCAAGTCAAATCTGAAAGAACAGGAAGCTGGAAAATCAAATGTGCCCGAGTTAGATAGCTTGTTGGGTAAAAAGACAAAAGAAAAAGAGAACGCAAAAAGCGATGATGGATCAGGGAGAGCCGGTTTAATTTTAAACAGACTGAAAAAACTACCCATTGAATATCTTGAGTCACAGCCAGGCGGGTTAACAAAAATTAGATCAATAGGATTGAAAGATACAAAAATGGACCTGAAAGACTGCATATCTGTACTGAAAGCATCTGGTTTACTTGAAATGATCGATGGTTATGAAACAGGCCTTGATAGTTCTGGAAAACCTCAATCGCGTTATTTCCTGGTAAGGGCGGACTTGCTGAATGGCAAATAA
- a CDS encoding MBOAT family O-acyltransferase: MLQKLERENDAQLLVIICSVYFYGWWDTRYVPLLIGNAIGNFFLGWQISKTKSKLLLAVGLLYNIGLLGYFKYADFFIGNWNDLTGSGVEALKLVLPLGISFFTFQVIAYLVDCYKGYVEDFNLRRFSFSISFYPHLIAGPILHYSDVMPQLKERIAFDARQFSQGLFLFVIGLFKKSVIADRIAEKVDPLFAADTTLQFFESWTASLGYGLQIYFDFSGYSDMAIGIGLMFGITLPQNFNSPYQAVSIADFWKRWHITLSRFLCDFVYIPLGGNRNGFVKGVMAAGLTMITGGFWHGAAWTFVLWGLLHGLFIGMHRIWERTRYALPETAAIGLTFLSVTAAWVVFRAESVGHAISIWKGMVGINGVAIPSMLSGLCNSCAQTSLISGMEFIQIGILLFVCMNYVNAQKDVQSLQPSLKTVGYLSALFFTSIWMSGSHESFIYWQF; encoded by the coding sequence ATGCTCCAAAAACTGGAGCGTGAAAATGACGCGCAATTACTGGTCATCATCTGTTCCGTGTATTTCTATGGATGGTGGGATACGCGATACGTGCCGTTGCTAATTGGTAATGCTATTGGGAATTTCTTCTTGGGATGGCAGATCTCCAAAACAAAATCCAAGCTTTTGCTGGCTGTCGGATTACTCTACAACATTGGTTTGCTGGGATACTTCAAGTACGCAGATTTCTTCATTGGCAACTGGAATGACTTGACCGGATCAGGCGTTGAAGCCTTGAAATTGGTCCTGCCGCTAGGCATTTCATTTTTCACATTTCAGGTTATCGCTTACTTAGTCGACTGTTACAAAGGCTATGTAGAAGACTTCAACCTGAGACGGTTTTCCTTCTCGATCTCTTTTTACCCTCACCTTATCGCGGGGCCAATACTTCATTACTCGGATGTCATGCCGCAACTCAAAGAGCGGATTGCATTTGATGCGCGTCAGTTTTCCCAAGGCTTGTTTTTGTTTGTAATCGGGCTGTTCAAAAAAAGTGTCATTGCCGACAGAATTGCCGAAAAAGTAGACCCGCTATTTGCCGCCGACACGACATTACAGTTCTTTGAGTCCTGGACGGCTTCTCTGGGATATGGATTGCAAATTTACTTTGATTTCTCCGGATATTCCGATATGGCCATAGGGATAGGCCTGATGTTTGGAATCACTCTGCCTCAAAACTTCAACTCCCCTTACCAGGCAGTCAGTATTGCCGACTTTTGGAAACGTTGGCACATAACCCTATCGAGATTTCTATGTGACTTCGTGTATATCCCGCTTGGAGGCAATCGAAATGGCTTCGTTAAAGGCGTTATGGCTGCTGGGTTGACAATGATCACTGGTGGCTTTTGGCATGGCGCCGCATGGACGTTTGTTTTGTGGGGGCTATTGCATGGTTTGTTCATTGGCATGCACAGAATTTGGGAGCGAACACGATATGCGCTTCCGGAAACTGCGGCAATCGGCTTAACGTTTCTGTCGGTGACAGCGGCTTGGGTTGTGTTTCGAGCCGAATCGGTTGGCCATGCTATTTCAATCTGGAAAGGGATGGTTGGCATCAACGGTGTTGCAATCCCAAGCATGCTATCTGGCCTTTGTAATAGCTGCGCACAAACAAGTCTAATTTCGGGCATGGAGTTCATTCAAATCGGAATTCTGCTATTCGTGTGCATGAATTATGTGAACGCACAAAAAGATGTTCAATCACTACAGCCCTCGTTAAAAACAGTGGGTTATTTATCAGCTCTATTTTTCACCAGCATTTGGATGTCAGGTTCACATGAAAGCTTTATCTATTGGCAGTTTTGA
- a CDS encoding DUF4400 domain-containing protein gives MGKHFLIWLMIMFFTPLALPALLSPKTISEYIRADYNAAINILGNKETINQELIDLYKRNLTAVTAFANEFRDRHDDSDKFRNSGDRIGEAIADIPGDWAASVKLQAYSLALRMVILSKWGIWLGVPIAMGFVAGVFERRLKFETFSSPVPPIYNTSAHMLLALSCMIALWLICPIPIPLPIIPAIAVLISVFISLAIANYPNY, from the coding sequence ATGGGGAAACACTTCCTGATATGGCTCATGATCATGTTTTTCACCCCATTGGCGTTACCGGCATTACTGAGCCCTAAAACGATATCCGAGTACATCAGGGCTGATTACAATGCGGCGATTAACATTTTGGGTAACAAAGAAACAATAAATCAAGAGCTGATTGATTTATATAAGAGAAACCTAACCGCTGTCACTGCTTTTGCTAATGAATTCAGAGATCGGCATGATGATTCTGATAAATTCAGGAACAGTGGCGATCGTATCGGAGAAGCGATCGCAGATATTCCTGGTGATTGGGCTGCATCGGTAAAACTTCAGGCTTATAGCCTCGCTTTGCGTATGGTCATATTATCAAAGTGGGGGATTTGGTTGGGGGTGCCGATTGCCATGGGCTTTGTCGCCGGCGTATTTGAGCGTCGATTGAAATTCGAAACCTTTAGTTCTCCAGTCCCTCCCATTTACAATACTTCGGCGCATATGTTACTTGCACTAAGCTGTATGATCGCATTATGGCTTATTTGTCCGATCCCAATACCATTGCCAATTATTCCAGCGATTGCCGTGCTAATCAGTGTTTTTATAAGCTTGGCAATTGCAAATTATCCAAACTATTAA
- a CDS encoding low molecular weight protein-tyrosine-phosphatase, translating into MNKIKILFVCMGNICRSPTAEGVFTKLVNDQDLSHVFEIDSAGTHAYHEGEEPDLRSQKSAKERGIELNHLRARKVVLSDFEKFDYILAMDSDNYSLLKGACPEHHKTKIHYFLDFAPHLNVKEVPDPYYGGRFGFEKVLDLVEEASLGFLNSIRTQLEDK; encoded by the coding sequence ATGAATAAAATTAAGATTCTTTTCGTCTGCATGGGCAATATTTGCCGGTCACCTACAGCTGAAGGGGTTTTTACAAAACTCGTTAACGATCAGGATTTGAGTCATGTTTTTGAGATAGATTCGGCTGGAACACATGCATATCATGAAGGAGAAGAGCCCGATCTCAGATCACAAAAATCTGCAAAAGAGCGAGGCATCGAATTAAATCATCTTAGAGCCAGAAAAGTCGTGCTGTCCGATTTTGAAAAGTTTGACTACATTTTGGCTATGGACAGCGATAATTACTCACTTTTAAAAGGAGCTTGTCCAGAGCATCACAAAACTAAAATTCACTATTTTTTGGATTTTGCGCCTCATTTAAATGTCAAGGAAGTGCCTGATCCTTACTATGGAGGCCGATTTGGTTTTGAAAAAGTGCTCGATCTGGTTGAAGAAGCCTCGCTCGGCTTTCTGAATTCTATTAGAACTCAATTGGAGGATAAATGA
- a CDS encoding ATP-binding protein, translating into MKIELGQDDYLLSKNQASPVFCDFDCLVNAHMLVMGKTGMGKTTFLRHVIQQMHRFSPAPRIHIMDVHGDINLSRTSSVRFSESTEYGLNPFVVSQDRHFGGVRKRVQDFIATINGCRPIGSRQEAVMRHLITDLYAANGFFADNYKSWVLHDGIDRKYPKRYPTMDDACRYAFVKLKQLIIGSDTQAGRALEELNKITTKLYKINKQLSAPSAKPDGDLLEKAMDLRQKAIKSYKDYIENLVTGKELEDFIKYESKEVLKSVVERFDNLKASGIFKNQQPPFDSSNPVWHYDITALREDEKRMFVEFKLQEIFSSALERGPVRKEEEGLLRDIMIIDEAHLFFRDDENNILNTIAKEGRKFGLGLICASQSPTHFSEDFFSNVATKIILGVDQMYWDNLVRKMKVESKYMQYIKPFQVIGAQMSNKGETRSRFTMVRVPNSRVQNQTH; encoded by the coding sequence ATGAAGATAGAGCTCGGACAAGATGATTATCTCTTGTCAAAAAATCAAGCGTCCCCGGTGTTTTGCGATTTCGATTGCCTAGTGAATGCCCATATGCTGGTTATGGGAAAAACAGGCATGGGGAAAACAACTTTTTTGCGACATGTGATTCAACAAATGCATCGTTTTTCACCGGCGCCACGGATTCATATCATGGACGTGCATGGTGATATTAATCTGAGCAGAACATCGTCCGTCAGGTTCTCGGAATCCACCGAATACGGGCTAAATCCATTTGTAGTAAGTCAGGACCGCCATTTCGGTGGCGTGAGAAAGCGTGTGCAAGACTTTATTGCAACGATCAACGGATGCCGTCCGATCGGTTCACGGCAAGAGGCAGTGATGAGGCATTTGATTACCGATCTCTATGCCGCGAATGGATTCTTTGCCGACAATTACAAATCCTGGGTTTTGCATGATGGAATTGATCGTAAGTACCCAAAACGGTACCCGACCATGGATGACGCCTGCCGTTACGCATTTGTAAAACTCAAACAGCTCATTATTGGAAGTGACACACAAGCTGGACGAGCCCTGGAAGAACTAAACAAAATCACAACGAAGCTCTACAAAATAAACAAGCAGCTTTCAGCGCCTAGCGCAAAGCCTGATGGCGATTTGCTAGAGAAAGCGATGGATCTGCGTCAAAAAGCGATCAAGTCATATAAAGATTACATAGAGAACCTGGTAACCGGCAAGGAACTGGAAGACTTCATCAAATATGAATCAAAGGAAGTTTTGAAATCGGTTGTTGAGCGATTCGACAACCTCAAAGCAAGCGGGATATTCAAAAATCAACAACCACCATTTGATTCATCAAATCCAGTTTGGCATTACGACATTACAGCGTTGCGAGAGGATGAAAAGCGCATGTTTGTTGAATTCAAACTTCAAGAAATTTTTTCATCCGCACTCGAAAGAGGCCCGGTTCGAAAAGAGGAAGAAGGTCTATTGAGGGACATCATGATTATTGATGAGGCTCATCTGTTCTTTAGAGACGATGAAAATAACATCCTGAACACCATTGCTAAAGAAGGTCGGAAGTTTGGCCTTGGTCTCATCTGCGCAAGTCAATCACCTACACACTTTTCTGAAGACTTTTTTTCAAACGTTGCCACAAAGATCATCTTGGGCGTCGATCAAATGTATTGGGACAACTTAGTAAGAAAAATGAAGGTGGAATCAAAATACATGCAATACATCAAGCCATTTCAAGTCATCGGAGCACAGATGAGTAATAAGGGCGAGACACGATCGCGTTTTACGATGGTCAGAGTTCCAAATTCCCGCGTTCAAAACCAAACCCATTGA
- a CDS encoding dienelactone hydrolase family protein yields MAIVSNTVGYLDDDTLLEAYFAVDDALEGQRPVVLICHAWGGRDEFVAEKARKLAELGYVGFAVDMYGKGVRGSGPEENAKLMQPFMEDRALLQKRILAALSAVKLLPWADEKRIAAIGFCFGGLCTLDLARSGADIAGVVSFHGLLIPSPLPTKKITAKVLVLNGNDDPMVPVDHVLALEAELTESGADWQIHTYGHTMHAFTNPVANDPDFGTVYNQIADKRSWQSLLAFLNEVFC; encoded by the coding sequence ATGGCCATCGTTTCGAACACTGTAGGTTACCTTGATGATGACACCCTTTTAGAGGCCTATTTTGCAGTTGATGACGCATTGGAAGGGCAGCGGCCGGTTGTGTTGATCTGTCACGCATGGGGCGGGCGAGATGAATTTGTCGCCGAAAAAGCCAGAAAATTGGCTGAACTAGGCTATGTGGGATTCGCTGTCGACATGTACGGTAAGGGCGTTAGAGGTTCCGGACCCGAAGAAAATGCAAAATTGATGCAACCTTTTATGGAAGATCGGGCTTTATTGCAAAAGCGAATTTTAGCGGCTTTGAGTGCCGTAAAGTTATTGCCTTGGGCTGATGAAAAACGCATTGCCGCCATTGGTTTTTGTTTTGGTGGATTATGTACGCTGGATTTGGCGCGAAGTGGTGCAGACATCGCCGGAGTGGTTAGTTTTCATGGTTTGTTGATTCCTTCGCCCTTGCCCACAAAAAAGATCACTGCCAAAGTATTGGTTTTAAACGGTAATGACGACCCTATGGTACCGGTTGATCATGTTCTTGCTTTGGAGGCGGAATTGACCGAATCCGGAGCAGATTGGCAAATTCATACCTACGGACATACGATGCATGCTTTTACAAATCCGGTAGCCAATGATCCTGACTTTGGCACGGTATATAACCAGATTGCCGATAAACGTTCCTGGCAAAGCTTACTGGCATTTCTAAACGAGGTTTTTTGTTAA
- a CDS encoding PH domain-containing protein: MPKNKLMNLRMNSFASFDDAMDMCELLSRETGDEYTVMPDNHLGFTANRIQSSIKKSNKKGEIESEFNARELRQAWRGFITNYFEIFLGLLLIMNPYRVMGWVFYCLSIETLPEWLNLKGVGDLLGLGGVLLILYGLRFIYSYFAEKLYIDEDGIILKKGILAQSQVQIRFSDIKTIGVQQGILDRLMGIGTVHLDSAGTNGTVDIEFKNTIDPIRMRRNIQILIDNHIKFHG; the protein is encoded by the coding sequence ATGCCAAAAAACAAACTGATGAATTTAAGGATGAATTCGTTTGCAAGTTTCGACGATGCGATGGACATGTGCGAATTGTTGTCACGGGAAACGGGCGACGAATACACCGTAATGCCTGATAACCATTTGGGCTTTACGGCAAATCGGATTCAATCAAGCATCAAAAAATCAAATAAAAAAGGAGAAATAGAAAGTGAGTTCAATGCGCGCGAGCTTCGTCAAGCTTGGCGGGGATTCATAACGAATTATTTTGAAATTTTTTTAGGACTGTTGCTAATTATGAACCCATACAGAGTTATGGGTTGGGTGTTTTATTGCTTGAGCATCGAAACGCTACCAGAATGGCTTAATTTAAAAGGCGTTGGCGATTTACTTGGATTGGGCGGTGTATTGTTGATCCTTTATGGACTGAGGTTTATTTACAGTTATTTTGCCGAAAAACTTTACATTGATGAGGATGGCATCATCCTCAAAAAAGGGATTCTTGCTCAGTCCCAAGTACAAATACGATTTAGCGATATAAAAACAATCGGTGTTCAACAAGGCATATTAGACAGATTGATGGGAATTGGCACAGTTCATTTGGATTCTGCCGGCACGAACGGAACAGTAGACATAGAGTTCAAAAACACCATCGACCCTATAAGGATGCGTCGAAATATTCAGATTCTCATCGATAATCACATCAAGTTTCATGGATAA
- the traD gene encoding conjugative transfer system coupling protein TraD (Members of this protein family are the putative conjugative coupling factor, TraD, as the term is used for the SXT and TOL plasmid systems.), which translates to MANNYDPYIRKPYELYIATAWFVATATSFAGYIVLPGGNSMMLPWLCFGFMALQSAIKGLDLVGRGKVGEMLTFMDVGKLLELVKPEKMWFGWGFDWMPIHTQRAVDYMLSGVKINHDQESPGSLWIHGLNLGKEKDVLIPLKSLEGHTIMFGTTGAGKTRAYEVMVTQAIHRGDTVIMIDPKGDKELRDRMELECARAGRDDSFLFFHPAFPKSSIRLDPMRNFTRTTEIASRIAALLPSQTGGSDAFTAFAFRALNLVAQGLLETGKRPSIKQLRYYIEGGAESLLVHAIEAHADRVEPNWKEGSAEPFFTKAKAGKAKKMETITNPDWLATIEWYRATMSNGPNGSEGIDGLLSLVEHNRLHFSKMIASLIPVLNMLTSGDLGELLSPNEDDTRDSRQIFDTSTIISGKHVLYVGLDSLSDSIVSSAIGSIVLADFASVAGMIYNSGKKPGRISMFVDEAAEVVNLPFIQILNKGRGAGFQVVMATQTLPDIVARLGDEARARQVVGNCNNLITLRIKDGDTQQFVVETFGQTYIKTVQQSISSAVNSAENIINYSGNSGQSLSFGEHDLFPQHLLGHLPNFHYIASIAGGRVIKGRLPIITH; encoded by the coding sequence ATGGCAAATAACTACGATCCCTATATACGCAAACCCTACGAATTGTATATCGCCACTGCTTGGTTTGTGGCTACCGCAACGTCATTTGCCGGATACATCGTATTGCCTGGTGGAAACTCTATGATGCTTCCTTGGTTGTGTTTTGGGTTCATGGCTCTCCAGTCTGCTATCAAGGGTCTTGATTTAGTTGGACGTGGAAAGGTTGGCGAAATGCTGACGTTTATGGATGTCGGAAAACTTCTGGAATTGGTCAAGCCAGAAAAAATGTGGTTTGGCTGGGGATTCGACTGGATGCCTATTCATACACAACGGGCAGTTGATTACATGCTGTCTGGCGTCAAAATAAACCATGACCAAGAGAGTCCTGGGAGTCTTTGGATTCATGGTTTGAACTTAGGAAAAGAAAAAGACGTTTTGATTCCGCTAAAATCGCTTGAAGGCCACACCATCATGTTTGGCACCACGGGTGCCGGAAAAACGAGAGCCTACGAAGTAATGGTTACCCAAGCCATTCACCGGGGCGATACAGTCATTATGATCGATCCAAAGGGTGACAAAGAATTGCGCGATCGCATGGAACTTGAATGCGCAAGGGCAGGACGAGATGATTCATTCTTGTTTTTTCATCCGGCATTCCCTAAATCTTCAATCCGTTTGGATCCAATGCGGAACTTCACACGCACAACTGAAATTGCATCCAGGATAGCCGCATTACTCCCATCACAGACTGGTGGATCAGATGCATTTACCGCATTTGCTTTCAGGGCGCTAAATCTGGTCGCACAAGGTCTTCTTGAAACGGGTAAACGTCCGTCAATCAAACAATTGCGGTATTACATAGAAGGTGGAGCAGAATCATTATTGGTACACGCCATCGAAGCTCATGCGGACCGCGTTGAGCCTAACTGGAAAGAGGGTAGCGCGGAACCATTCTTTACCAAGGCCAAGGCCGGCAAAGCGAAAAAAATGGAGACAATTACAAATCCAGATTGGCTGGCCACGATTGAATGGTACCGCGCAACGATGAGTAACGGGCCCAATGGTTCTGAAGGGATCGATGGATTGTTGTCGCTTGTCGAACACAATCGGCTTCATTTTTCGAAGATGATTGCCTCTCTTATCCCAGTACTAAACATGTTGACATCTGGAGACCTGGGCGAACTTTTGTCACCAAACGAAGATGACACCCGCGATTCCCGACAGATATTTGATACATCAACAATCATTTCCGGCAAGCATGTTTTATACGTAGGGCTAGATTCCTTATCGGATTCCATTGTTTCTTCAGCAATTGGCTCGATAGTTCTGGCTGACTTCGCATCCGTGGCCGGGATGATCTACAACAGCGGGAAAAAGCCAGGACGAATCTCCATGTTTGTTGATGAGGCGGCTGAAGTCGTCAATTTGCCTTTCATCCAAATACTTAATAAAGGTCGCGGCGCAGGGTTTCAGGTTGTCATGGCGACACAAACGTTACCTGATATTGTTGCCAGGCTGGGAGACGAGGCAAGAGCAAGACAGGTCGTCGGCAACTGCAATAACCTTATCACGCTCCGGATCAAGGATGGCGACACCCAACAATTTGTCGTAGAGACATTTGGACAAACCTATATCAAAACCGTGCAACAAAGCATATCGAGCGCGGTTAATTCGGCCGAAAACATCATCAATTATTCTGGAAATAGTGGGCAATCATTGAGCTTCGGTGAGCATGACCTATTCCCGCAACATCTTCTCGGGCATCTGCCCAATTTTCATTACATTGCATCAATCGCCGGCGGCAGGGTCATTAAGGGACGACTGCCCATCATTACCCATTAG
- a CDS encoding Dabb family protein — protein sequence MNIFKWFFLAVVVFHSEITLAEISKPITHVVIVWLKEPGNEDNRARYIEESKRLNDLPGIVARHTGVIAPSGRPIADDSFDVAVTVTLKDKKALDAYLAHPKHKQILHEKLQPLVKKAVTYDFITP from the coding sequence ATGAACATTTTTAAGTGGTTTTTTTTAGCGGTTGTAGTGTTTCATTCTGAAATTACGTTAGCCGAAATTTCCAAGCCGATAACTCATGTCGTCATTGTCTGGTTAAAAGAACCCGGCAATGAAGACAACAGAGCGCGTTACATAGAGGAAAGCAAACGCTTGAATGATCTGCCCGGCATCGTCGCTCGGCATACCGGCGTCATTGCTCCCAGCGGACGACCCATTGCCGATGATAGTTTCGACGTTGCGGTGACTGTCACCTTAAAAGACAAAAAGGCATTGGATGCCTATTTGGCGCACCCAAAACATAAGCAAATTCTGCACGAAAAATTGCAGCCTTTGGTCAAAAAAGCGGTTACTTACGATTTTATTACGCCCTGA